The genomic stretch GTACGTTTATCAGGAAAGCTATGCCACAAATTTGACATTAAGGGCGGCAGAGCCACCAAATTTCAGTTCATATAGTGGAGGTGCAGCAGCAGCAGTCATTAATTGTAGaagttcttcttcttccctcttTCATTTTAGCATCAGACGGTGTTGACTTCGAGTGACTAAATCCAAAAGGCGATTGATACGTAGGTAACTGTAAGAGTATTTTCCAGCTAATTGGGTACATCAgattgaagttttctttcttgaaGTAAGGATATGGTTTCTGGAAACAGAATTTTGTTTATTCAACGGAGTTTTCTGTTTGTTGTTTATCTCTTGCtcatttgaataatttgtacTGCTAAATTAACTTAGTGTTCCCAAAATATCCTTCATTGGTCGgaaattgaaaaggaaaaatagttCGGAAGattaaattgattaaaaaaaatcataaaagaTGGAATTAATTTTAGTGTAAAAATTTAGGGACCAGGATGGCAAATTTCCTGCATATTCCATTACGTAACAACCTGCATTAGAATGCACTAATTAAAAGTCTTATCGTCGCTACTTATCTAAACCTGTATTAGCATGCATAACTATTGCAATAATAAACTACTCACGTATCCTATCTTTGGGGATTAATTTCTATGCTTATCTACATCATTGGCGTGTCATCCACGGATAATATTCTATATCCCCGTCCATTAATCAATAGTAGGACGACAACCAATGTTGGTGAGGCTAATTCAGTATACACTCCTGAGATCATTCCACCTGCAGTTGTTAATGTGACGGTAGCTGAGTACACTTGCAGATTCTCAAAGATGAAAGAGAAGTTGACATATGAAATCACATTTAGCCGATCAGCATCGGCTAATAATACCATGTCTTGTGGGAGAAAATTAGCTTTGTCGAGTAAAATTTGTAGCAAGCAAAGATTTTACATGTCTTAGGTCCTCAAGTGTGGACATTCCTTAAAACACGATCTGTATTAATGCAAATGCGCTTATTGCCACATGCAACGTAGCACATTCTCGACTGCACTTGGACTTCAAATTGAGATTCACCTGAAACAATTGATTGATTAGGCCAATCAGTTGCTGGTTCTGTGTCAGATGAAATTTTTTCCGACCCCATATACAAGCTTGGTTGAAGTATAAACCTTTTTTCGTgtatttttaagaaaagaaaaatacttTGGGCGTCAAGTGCACACATCTTTACTTGTTCACGCGTGGACTAGGAACAAGATTACACCTAACTTGGAGGAAGAAATGCTTATTTTTCTCCATGTGGAAAGATAGAGATGGCAAAGGTGCTACAGATTGAGCAAACCTATTTGTAAAGCCATTAGGCATTACGAATCAATCCACAAACTAATTAACACGCCAATCCTCACCATCATTTTCCCCAGTCGCAGAAGTCAATTCTGTTTCTAGAATTCGAAAGTAGTTCCCTGGAAAAATAAGTAACCTACTCCTTAATCCACACTTGGCTTCCACAATCTCTAGTGGAAGATATATAGGTGGCAGCATTCCTCATTGCGTCTGCCCTCAGGAGTCAGGACCCCTGCTATAAATACCCTTTTGTCCATACCACAACTTCACAATACATGCTCAGCGTATTCTCATTTCCTGGCTAATACTGTAGTATAGATTAATCCATTTTTCTGCAATTAGCAATACTATAATTATTGAAAAAATGACTTTTGCACTCAATCACTGCTGCATTTTCCTCTGCATATTGGTACTACTGCCAGTTACCTGTTACAGCGGTGATGTATTCTTATCCGCTCGGGCAACTTTTTATGGTAGTGCTGGTGCCTTGGGGACTCCATGTATGTAACTTATTTCCATCTATCCTTACCAAGCATATGCAGTTTATATAATTCTAGAGTATGAAATAGCACCACTTAGTATGACTGTCTTGTGATTTTGCCACATTCAAGCACTCGTTTTACGGGACTTTTATGTTCTTTTCAGTTAATTATGATCCTAAATCCTTGTTTCTTTGGTTCCACTAATCAGCCGGAGCTTGTGGTTTTGGAGAATATGGTAAAACAGTCAACAATGGTGAGGTTTGTGGTGTCTCCAAGCTATACCAGAATGGAACTGGCTGTGGCGCATGCTATCAGGTGAATTTTAAACTTCAAAGCCAGTTCAGTCTCACTTGTATAACTATCAATCGATTAGCTCCTCAGTTACCATATCATTGACGAGGTTATAGAAAAACCAAAAACATGAAAGATGAAAAAAGGGGTGTGGTTCAAATGGGACTGCCTTCTAAATTTTAGCTTAGCAAGGCTGAATGTGAAGCTGATTATTACTACAAGTAGTTGAATGCTTGTAGCTTACAACAATTAATGTAGGTGAGGTGCAAACATCCGCAATATTGCACTGAAGAGGGAACGACGGTGGTGGTGACAGACTTTGCAATAGGACACGGCACAGATTTTGTCCTAAGCTTTGAGGCCTTCGTAAAATTGGCACGTACAAACATGGGTAGACTGTTGATAGCACTTGGGGTGATTGATGCAGAATACAAAAGGGTTCCTTGCCAATATCCAGGGACCAATGTCAAGGTGAAGGTTCATGAGAAAAGCAGATACCCTGACTACCTTGCCATTGTCATCCTATATCAAGGCGGCGAAAGTGACATCACAGCAGTTGAAATCTATGAGGTACCACTCCAATTACATTATCAGATTAAACTAAATTATCTGACTATGATAAAAACACTTGAATACTGAAATTACAAAAGCTCTGTTTGATTCTTCATTCATTTGAGCACAACTGCCTGTCAGATGGATTAAGAATTTTGGCCAACTAGGCACGGTTTTGTCAATTAAGAACAATTTGAGAGTGGATATTATATAAATATCTACCAAGTAACACTTAAAGTCAAACACAATCAAAAGGGTTCTGCAAAACAAGTAACCAAAAGGTGCATGAATCAAGTTGCACTCTCGCACTTTGAAGATGAAATAAGGTATTCAGCTAAATGGATCGATACCTTTGGATGCAGGAAtcaagcaagaaatggaaggcCATGAGGAGGGCCTTTGGAGCTGTATGGAACATATCTAACCCACCCAAAGGTGCACTTAGCTTCAGGTTCCAAGCAAGTGGCAGCGCTGGAGTAAAATGGGTGGAGCCGAAAAAGGTTATTCCCAGTGAATGGAGGGCAGGGATTATCATTGACACGGCTGTGCAGCTCAACTGAAACTaccatacatatatatacatatctaGAATCCACATATTTTAGAAGGAATAAGATCTATTACTATCAAGCTACTATAGTTTTAGTAGTCAGTATCTGCCTCAGCTCAGGATGGAATATCTGTACCTTTGTACCGAGGCGATTATATATGAATAAggcgtttttttttttccataaaaGATCCTTCACATTTTGGTTTAGCAGAATGATGCAGCTAAATTAAAACGCCAAAAGCATTGACCACTTCTGCAGTTCTGCTGATCTTGACAAACTGAAACCTCATTCCATACTACCTTCCCTAGATCTTAGTAACCAAATGTATTGAACAACACCGTATCATCCATCACATAAATGGATTTCTGTAAGGATCAGAGTGTTGCAGAGTAATTCACTGTAATACAATCTGAACATGTGATCAAATTTTATAGATGGAACACAAATCTTAATTCTAAGTACAACCAATGGACAGAACACAAACAAGCACATTTCCTCtgcaaagaaaaaataatgacAGATATATCTGTCCCTGTTACTCTTCTTCATTCGTGTCACGGACAGATAGAGAGGTTAGCCCTTCAGTCGATGGTCTCATTTCCACCTTCTCCCAGGCGCTATTTTTTCAAGAACCGGCAGAAGTGCAGATGCAGTGATTAAGAGGCTCTTCAAATTGCTAGTTTAATAATATATCAAGGCCATTGTGTTTCTTTCACAATATCAGTAAATCCacactttattttattttttctctcagGGAAGACCTTGCAAGTGggagggagaaaagagaagatTTGTGAGCTCAACATGAAACATAATTTTTTGTGTGTACTTGGTGCGGCTTTACTCaagctttgaaaaaaaaaaaaaaaaaaaagtccagtAAAATCTCCAAGGCAATTTCTAGAAATAATGCGAAAAAAAAGTCACAAACTACAGTGTCGCCGCACGTCAtaatgtattttttaaaaaataatgtatttgcattccatcaaaaataaaaaaataaatggcaattttaaaaaattatgtaTTCACATTCCAGTCCCTAGGGACTAGAAtgcaaaattaaaaaataaatgcgTCGTCGCACTTCTTGCGGCAACCTTGTACTAGATGTTTACCCATCAAAATATGGTACATAAGAAGAATGTACCAGACGTTTGTTTATACATCAAAATATGGTACTTTTCTACAAAACTACCAGAGTCAAATATACAACTTCAAAGTGATGTCGACATTCTCTTGGTCTAAAAAATCCAAGGGTTCAAACCCTACCTGcaacaaaaaaaatccaaagGTAGTGTTATAACACCTCCTTGATCTAGTCAGATCTGCATGCCTACTAATCCCTAACACATAAGAGTCTTTAAACTCCCCCTCCTTGTAGATTAGAATACAATAGATTATACAATTATTATCATTAtcggaaaaaaaatatatatatatacaacttCAATAAACATTTTTTAGAAGAATGTATACAAGCACCAACATTAGAATTGATCATTTTATAGGAATATTTAAGTTTCTTACTCAATCATTACCGCCATATGAGCGTGAAAGAAGCACATTACATCAAGCTGAATTTGTCATCAAGATGGTCAGCACTCAGGTTTCCAAAATTTGAAGGCAGAAGAACGACAATTTATAAGGAGAGCTCAAACATGCAAAATGTCATTCAGTTTTTGTAGTCCCAACTCTCTGCGACTAGAAGCTTTCTAATACATCCTACCAATACATTCTGTAGAACCACAATAGCAACTCTTTTCCTTGATATTTCCTTTGGAATCATGAACCTGACCCACACCATAATTGTAATGGTAAGTTAGCTCCTGCAATGGAGGAATGTTGTCCGCCGCAAAAAGCATTACGTGGGGCACTCTTTTGTCAGCATGATCATAGAGCACATCCTGAGCATAAAGGTTGGGTGAACAACTATGATTTATGAACCTCCCGATATTGCCATACTTTGCTGCATCAATGGTATAGCCACCTTCTTCTACAGCTTCGCTTGAATTTCCTAATCCATCGGAATTGATTGAACCCTCGCTGTAATTCTTTCCAATGTCAAACAAATATTCGTCACTTCCTGCTCTTAGTTCAGCTTCCTTGTCCTCAAGAAGCTCCCCAGCATATTCACAAATAAAACTTCCTGAAGGAATAGAATACAAGGACCTTACTCCCCAGCCCCTTGACTTAGTCTTGAAGATCTCAAGCTGAATTTTGATACCATGCTGGCTGACTCTGTTATAGCATGTAGGAGGGCATTTGCAATGAGGTCCACATTCAAAGACAAGAGGTTTTGCTTCCACTATAGCCCCATTACGATTATATGGGATCCCTCCTCCATTTCTTTGTGCACAATAGCATTTTCGAGAATCAGAGCATTTACCAGTACAATCACAGCCTTTAGGAGAAACTAGGCGGAACCAATCAGGATATTTCATCTTTCTAATGTAATTAAACTGTTGGGGTTTCTCACTGTCAATTGTGTTCACAGCACATACGGGAAATGTCTCTTGTCCCCCTGCAATGTCATCAATGCAAACCCCCTGCCGCACTCTAGATTTTTTGGACTTCTTTACCTCTTTCCATGCAAGCTCCGGCTGGCCTGGGATTCTCTTCAATTCAAACATAAACACTAGTTTACCATATGTCCCAGTTTCTTCCCTACACTTCTCCACAGTATACAAGCCATCATAAATGTATGACGTGACTACCTTAGCCCTTGAGTCCAGCGAATCAGAAGCCTTAGTCTCTTTGGATCCACGAATTACACGCACAGGATTTTTAGTGGAGATACAATTCCACAATCCCAAGTTACCTTTTTCAAGCTTCTGGTCCTCCGGTTGCTTATCTTTGCCAACTATATTTCCTCCTTGCCCAGAATATATTAGGACATCAGCATTCTCCATATCATCATCATATGCCCCTGATGCAACAATACTAGTTGCAACAAGCACTCCATTGTGCTTCATGGAATCTATGCCAGCCTGGTATAAACGATGAATCCCAACAATGGCAAGCTCCACTCTGTACTGGAACTCGTCACCCACTTCAACTCCTGGAACTGCCCCCAAATATTGTTTGCCAGTATTaacttcttttcctttctcttttatAATCTTTGCTGCTAGAAGATCAATCCTCCTGGTTTTCTCTGGCCGCTTCAATGTTGTATCTTCTTCCGGCCTCGACTCTTCTCCCTGCAAGATTTTTCTACACAATGCTTGAAACAGGCGCAGGGTCTCTCTAACTCTATTACGAGCATCACCATTGCTTGAACTTGGACCAAAAGGAGGCAAATTCACATCAACCCTGGAACCAGTAGTAGAACCTTTAGGTGACTTATCATCTTCTGATCTATAAATTCCCTCATCCCTAACAATTGCACCAAAATTACCATCTGCACCCTTGCGAACAGAAACAGCAACCTTCTTCAGAGATGATCTTTCTGAAGACTCAGTATTGACAATGGTTTTCTTAGCAAAAGCTTTGGCCTTGCTTCGCCATGTTAAATTGCCTTCATTAACCTTGCCTCGGGTTTTTTCAACACTAGAACTTAGGGGCACTTTACCCAGCCTCAAAGGACAATTTGGTGCAGCATGCAGACCAGTCACTGTTGCAGGTTCATCTTCATGTCCTGAACCAGTGCTATCATCCAGAGCCATTCTATCAAGGGTGTTCTCACCTTCAAACAGATCAGGCGCCTTACTTATAGAGCCTTGACCTTCCACGGCTTCCTTAAGGATTGTAGCATCAGAAACATCCTTGGGCAGAGACACCACTCCTCTTGCTTGACTTCCCCGGATATCATCAACCTGAACATTTCCTTTTGCTGGTTTGCAACCAAAAGTGATTGGTTCTTCTAGAGCAGCGACTTCAACACCAGTCTCCACTTTTTCCAATGTGTCCTTTTGTACCTTAGCAGGCAATATCTCCACAGATGTCCTGCTATCTGCACCATCCTTCAATGCCTTGCTATCCGCACCATCCTTCGACACTTCCATCATCCTCTTTTCCATATTAACCTTGTCCATCCCCAGCGAACTCTCCCCAGAAGTAATTTTTAGGCTCTCCTGCATAGACGGTACAGGAGCATTTCTTCCACAGAATGGAGGAAAGTCACGAATAGCTGAAACTCTTCTTGTGCGGAATTTGTTCTTTGGACTCGGGACAGAGCCATCTTTAATAGAAACCTCCCTGTGAACCATGTGATCAATTTCAACAGTAGGTTTTACTACATCTTCACCTATGCACCTCACCAAAGTCGTAATTTCTTTCTTGTCCAATTCCATCACTGCTGCCTCAGCCTCCCTTCCATTTACCTCTCCCTTTGAGGGTCCCACCAAAATGGTTTTCCTTTCAACCTCCTTCATCAACTCCATTCCTGCAGGCTTTACATCCAACGCCATTTTCTTGACCCCATCATCCAAACTATCAGTAAAGCCAGCCACCACTTTTTCCACCAACTTATCCAGAGATCCATTCCCTTCCACCCCATATAAACCCCCTCCCAGTTCATGAGACTGAGTCTCCACCTGACTTTCATCTTTAACACAATTGGCCTCTAAAGCTGCAGGAGCATTATCACTGCTCACCAAAACCCCATTTTCTAGATCTTCCAAATTGGACAGCTTTCCAGATTGATCAGTTTCCATCTCATTTTTAGTCTTGATTAATTCATGAGCCTGAGTCTCAACCTTAGTTTCACTATGAACGCCATTAGTTGATGTCCCAATTCCATTCGCATCCACCCTAGCTGGACTTTTCATCCTTTCATGAGGTTGATTCTGGACCTCAGTTTCAATTTTAACACCATTAGGCTCTCCAACAGCAATATCACTAACTTGCAACGCACTATTGTCTTTGGCTTCTAAATGAGGCTGAGTATTTGGACCACACATAGGAGGAAAATCCCGAACAGCTGAAACCTTCCTGGACTTGTAGTTAGATGCATTTCCAGAGTTCGAAGGGTGATACCCACTCTCCAATGACCGCTTGTTTGGGTTCCCGTCAGACAATCCACCATTCAACAAGCACACCATCTCAATCactagaaaaaagaaacactcTTCTGAGTTCTGAAGCAGAAAAACCAAGCAAAAGGAATAACATAAAAATCTCAATAACATTGAAAGAGTACGAAAATTAGGGCTCAAAAGGAACAAATATATAccaacaccccccccccccccgggacccaaacaaaaaaaaaggttgagGCTTGAGGAATTAGAGGGTTCAATTTCCCCCTTTGCCCTCTTGAACGCCACCCATTCCTTGCTCAGAACAAAAGGGGACAATTCACTGACAACAAAACTTGTATGCTAGAATGTATCTCAAAAGAGGGTCAATACTTCAAATTAGTAccaattaaggaaaaaaaaaccaacaaataccGAATAGGGTTTTTTTCCCCCCATTTTCCCTT from Coffea eugenioides isolate CCC68of chromosome 8, Ceug_1.0, whole genome shotgun sequence encodes the following:
- the LOC113781042 gene encoding histone-lysine N-methyltransferase family member SUVH9-like, which produces MVCLLNGGLSDGNPNKRSLESGYHPSNSGNASNYKSRKVSAVRDFPPMCGPNTQPHLEAKDNSALQVSDIAVGEPNGVKIETEVQNQPHERMKSPARVDANGIGTSTNGVHSETKVETQAHELIKTKNEMETDQSGKLSNLEDLENGVLVSSDNAPAALEANCVKDESQVETQSHELGGGLYGVEGNGSLDKLVEKVVAGFTDSLDDGVKKMALDVKPAGMELMKEVERKTILVGPSKGEVNGREAEAAVMELDKKEITTLVRCIGEDVVKPTVEIDHMVHREVSIKDGSVPSPKNKFRTRRVSAIRDFPPFCGRNAPVPSMQESLKITSGESSLGMDKVNMEKRMMEVSKDGADSKALKDGADSRTSVEILPAKVQKDTLEKVETGVEVAALEEPITFGCKPAKGNVQVDDIRGSQARGVVSLPKDVSDATILKEAVEGQGSISKAPDLFEGENTLDRMALDDSTGSGHEDEPATVTGLHAAPNCPLRLGKVPLSSSVEKTRGKVNEGNLTWRSKAKAFAKKTIVNTESSERSSLKKVAVSVRKGADGNFGAIVRDEGIYRSEDDKSPKGSTTGSRVDVNLPPFGPSSSNGDARNRVRETLRLFQALCRKILQGEESRPEEDTTLKRPEKTRRIDLLAAKIIKEKGKEVNTGKQYLGAVPGVEVGDEFQYRVELAIVGIHRLYQAGIDSMKHNGVLVATSIVASGAYDDDMENADVLIYSGQGGNIVGKDKQPEDQKLEKGNLGLWNCISTKNPVRVIRGSKETKASDSLDSRAKVVTSYIYDGLYTVEKCREETGTYGKLVFMFELKRIPGQPELAWKEVKKSKKSRVRQGVCIDDIAGGQETFPVCAVNTIDSEKPQQFNYIRKMKYPDWFRLVSPKGCDCTGKCSDSRKCYCAQRNGGGIPYNRNGAIVEAKPLVFECGPHCKCPPTCYNRVSQHGIKIQLEIFKTKSRGWGVRSLYSIPSGSFICEYAGELLEDKEAELRAGSDEYLFDIGKNYSEGSINSDGLGNSSEAVEEGGYTIDAAKYGNIGRFINHSCSPNLYAQDVLYDHADKRVPHVMLFAADNIPPLQELTYHYNYGVGQVHDSKGNIKEKSCYCGSTECIGRMY
- the LOC113780830 gene encoding expansin-like B1, which encodes MTFALNHCCIFLCILVLLPVTCYSGDVFLSARATFYGSAGALGTPSGACGFGEYGKTVNNGEVCGVSKLYQNGTGCGACYQVRCKHPQYCTEEGTTVVVTDFAIGHGTDFVLSFEAFVKLARTNMGRLLIALGVIDAEYKRVPCQYPGTNVKVKVHEKSRYPDYLAIVILYQGGESDITAVEIYEESSKKWKAMRRAFGAVWNISNPPKGALSFRFQASGSAGVKWVEPKKVIPSEWRAGIIIDTAVQLN